GCCCTCCGGTACACCAGCCCCCACGCCGCGTACGGCAGCACCAGGAAGAACAGCCCCGCCAGCACGAGCGTGAGCCAGGTCGAGGCGGACCAGAACCCGCTCCGCTCCTGCAGCGCGCCGAGGACCAGCAGCAGCGGGACCAGCACCAGGTTCAGCATCATCACCACCGGCTGCAGCATGAAGTAGTGGATCTCCACCAGCCCGGCGGCGCTGAGGTGACCGCTGCGCCGCAGCCCCGGCAGGGCGGAGGCGCACTCCATGTTGCCCTGCGCCCACCGGGTGCGCTGGGTGATCAGCCGCCGGGTGAAGGGCAGCGCCTCCTGGGACACGTGGGCCTCGCGCACGTAGTGGTTGCGCATGCCCTGTCCGAGGATGTTCAGGCCCAGCTCGTAGTCCTCGCAGAGCTTCTTCCCCCAGGGCCGGCCGTGCTCCGCGGTGAGCGTGTCCAGGACGGACAGGCGGGTGAACTGGCCGTTGCCGCCCATGCCGACGGTGCCGGTGCGCACGCGCAGCACCTGCATGGCCGAGTTCGTGGTGCGGAACTCGAGATCCTGCATGCGCACCAGGAGTCGTCCGATGGCGTTGCGCACCTTGCCCTCCCCGGGACGGGGACGGCGGTCGCCGCGGTTCTTCATCCACACCTCGAGCTGCACGGCACCGATCTGCCGGTCGCCGAAGGACTCCGGGCCGGCGAGCAGCGTCAGCGCGTTGTCGGAGAGGAATCCGTCGGCGTCCAGCACGCCGACGATCGTCCGGTGGCGCTGCTCGGCGTCACCTCCCACGTGATCGGAGACGATCCGGTAGGCGGCGTTGAGCGCATCACCCTTCCCGGTCCGGGCCTCCGGGGCGACGCGGGAGATGAGGTGGACCCGGTCGTCGAAGACCATCAGATCCTGCACCACAGAGGCGGTCGTATCCTCGCTCGCGTCGTCGATCACCCACACGTGCATGCCGGGGAAGGAAGTGCGCGCCGCCGAGACCGTCTCGGCGATCACGCTCTCCTCGTCGCGGCAGGGGACCAGCACATGCCACTGCAGCGCTGCGGGGTCCCCGGCGGAGGTCGGTGGATGACGCAGCGCATGGAGGAACGTCATCAGCAGCAGCGAGACGTAGGTCAGCGCGCAGGCGGCGACCACCGTCAGCAGCAGCACCGCGACATCGCGCCACAGCGCCTCCCCGAAGCCGCCGAACACGCCGCTCACCCCGAAGACGACCACCGCCAGCAGGGCGTAGAGGACGGCGAGGCACACCGTCACCGCAGTTCGCATCAATGGTCTCGCTTCCCCCGGGGTCCTTCCGGCTGATCCTAGCGAGCCGTCCCGCCCCGCAGGCGGCGGATGATCCTGCCGGACCGGGATCTCAGCCGTTGGCGCCGTCGATCCCGTCCAGCGAGAAGTGGATCGTGAACGTCGACCCCGTGCCCTGGGTCGAGCGGACGCTGATCTGCCCGCCGTGCGCGACGACGATCCTGCGCGTCAGCGCCAGACCGATGCCGTGGCCCTCGATCGCGCTGTCGCGGGCGGTGGCCGTGCGGTAGTACTCGGTGAACAGATTCGTCTGCTCCTGAGCGCTCATCCCGATCCCGGAATCGACGACGCGCAGCTCCAGGTGGCTCTCACCCACCACGGTCACCACCCGTACCCGCCCGTCGCGAGGGGTGTACTTCACGGCGTTGGAGAGCAGGTTGTCCACCGCCTGCTGCATCCGGTTCGAGTCCAGCGGCAGCTCCGGGGTCTCGACGATCTCGGTCTCCAAGGTGATGCCGGCCTCGGCGGCGCGCAGCGCGAAGGAGTTTACGGACTGCTGCGCGAGCTCGGAGAGCCGTTGCGGACGCAGCTGCAGCTGCTGGGTGCCGGAGCGGGTCACCTGGTCCGCCAGCAGATCCTGCACGATGAGCAGCAGCTGCTCCGCATTGCGATGGGCGACCTCGAGGAACGAGGTGGTCGTCGGGGAGAGGTCCTCATCATCCCGCGCCAGTTCGAGGTAGCCGATCACGGAGGTCAGCGGCGTGCGCAGCTCGTGCGAGACCGCTGCGACGAACCGCTCCTGCGAACGGACCGTCTCGATGTAGCTGGTGACGTCCGAGAACACGACGACGGCGCCCGCATGCTGGCCGTGGTGGTCCAGGATCTGCCGCGCCGAGGTGGAGACGGTGGCATGGTGCCCGGGCGGTCCGATGTCCACGATGTAGTTGCTGAAGGTCTCTCCGAGCACGGCGCGCCTCACCGGGCGCTGATCCGGCGGGATCGTGGTGGAGGTGCCCGGGTAGCGCACCAGCAGCTGCGACTCCTCGGGGTCGGCAAGATCGACGGAGGAGGCGAGGGCATGGATCCGCTGCTGGGTCCGGTTCATCAGCATGTCGTGCCCGTCGCGGTCCACCACCACGATGCCCACGTCCACGCTGTCGATGATGCTCTTCATCAGCTGCTCGGAAGTGGCCGCGTCATCCAGCAGCGAGTCCTTCTCCGCGAGAGCCCCTGCCAGGCGCTGGTTCTGGCCGTCCAGCACCGTCAGGCCGCCGGCGACCAGCAGCCCGATCTGCAGCACGGTGAACGGCAGGAGCAGGGTGTAGGCCACGGTCAGGGTGTCGATGTACGGCGCGCGGAGCATGACGGGGCCCGTGAACAGCGCCGTGACGGCCGCAGTCGAGATCCACACCCCCGGCAGGCGCAGCCGGGCCGTCATCCACAGGCTCGGGATGAACACCAGCAGGGAGACCGCGACCGCGGTGTCGCGCATATGATCCCGCACCAGCGCGATCGCGATGATGTCCAGCATCGGCACCACCACCGCCCACCCGGTCCGCAGCTCGTCCCAGCGGATCACGAGTGCGAGCACGGTGGAGACGGCCAGGACCCCGAGCGCGAGCAGGTACGTCGGTGCGGTCAACAGCTCGAGCCGGGAGATCGCGATCATCACCGTCAGCGCCACCATGAAGCCGGCGAAGTAGAGCTGTTTCGAGGCCGTCCCACCGTGGGGGGAGACGACCCTGCCGAGCCGCTGGGTCAGGGAGACGAGTGCATCCACGGAAATCCTTCGACGGGCGGTGGCGAGGCTGGACTGCCTCGAGGGGGCGGGGAGCAGCCTCCTGTGCAGGCGGCCGCCGGACGATGCGCAGGCCGTCAGGACGCGCGCCGTGATGAGGGCGCGCCGGCGCCGCGGGGCATGGAGGCGGGAGACGACCTGCTCGGATCCTCCCCGCGAGGTGCGACGCCCCACGGCGTCTGCTCATCCTCTCATCGCGTCCGCTCCGCGCACCGATCCCGCCGCCCGGTTCCCGGCGCTGATCCAGCTGGCACCGGCGGATGTCCCGCGGGTGCGCTCTCCCCTTGTCGCAGGTTCCCGGTACCGTGGCGGGAACATCGACGTCGGGGGTATGACAGTGGATCGGCGTGTTGCCGTGGTCGTCGAGGACGACGAGGACATCAGGGGACTCATGGTCGAGCTGCTGGGGCAGTCCGGCTTCACCGTGCACCCGACGGCCAGCGGCGCCGCCGGGGTGCTGGCCGTGCGCACCCATGCCCCGACGGTGGTCACGGTCGATCTGGGTCTGCCCGACTTCGACGGCTACGAGGTCATCCGGAGAGTGCGGCAGTTCTCCGACGCCTACGTGGTGATGCTGACAGCTCGCGCCGAGGAGATCGACACCCTCCTCGGGCTCGAGGCCGGCGCCGACGACTACATCACCAAGCCGTTCCGCCCCCGCGAGCTGCGGGCCCGGATCGAGGCCATGCTGAGGCGGCCGCGCGGCGGCGGCACCCCGGCCGTGCCGGAGGTCGCGACGGCCTCCGTCACCACCGCGTCGTCGGCCCCCCTCGCCCCGGCCGACGAGCTCGCGCCGGCGCTGCCGTCCTCACCACCGCCCGCCTCCGCGCCGTGGTCCGCCGGTGCCGCGCACGCCTCTGCTGTGCCGACTCCGTACGCGGACTCCGCCGCACAGGCCTCGGCCGTGCCGACCCCGTACACGGACTCCGCCGCGTCCGTCGCACCGGACGATGCAACGTCGCACGTCCGTCTGGAGCTGGACGGTCTCGCGCTGTACCCGCGCCTGCACCGCGTCGAGGTCGCGGGGCGGGAGATCGCGCTGACTCCGACGGAGTTCCTCCTGCTGGAGGTGCTTCTGCGCGGCGGTCAGGTGGTGCGCTCCAAGACGCAGCTCGCCCGCACGGTGCGCGGGGACTATCCCGACGGCGGCACCTACGTCTCCCGCTCCGATGAGCGCACCATCGAGGTGCACGTGGGGAATCTTCGCCGTAAGCTCGCGGAGGATCCGCACGAGCCGCGCTGGCTCCAGACGGTGCGCGGCGTCGGCTACCGCATGGTGGGGCGGCCGGTCGTCGTCGGCTAGGACCGGCCAGAACGCCTTACGAGGAGGGCGCTCCATCCCTCTGCTGCAGGAAGTTCTGCAGCTGACGCGCGGTCTCTGCGGCCAGTGCGCGCAGCTGTGCCATGCGCTGGACCCGTCGCGTGAGCGCGGGCCCGTCCGGGACGGTCGCAGCGGTGAGGGACCGGCTCGGCGGAGAGCCGACCGGCGCAGACCACGACGGGCACCGGACGGACTCCCGCTGCAGATCGTCGGCCTCCTGTGCCAGCGCCTGAGCACCGGCCATGGTGGAGGAGGTCTTGAGGCTGAGCACGGCATCCATCCAGCCCTCCTGGTCCGCGCAGGCCAGCGAGCGCTCGAGCCGGCCGAGGCGCTGATCCAGGAGAGCGAGATACCGGCGTAGGAACCCGCAGAGGATCTCGGAGCTCTCCAGCTGCTCGCCCAGGCCGCGCAGCGCGTCGTGATCGAGAACGGGTGCAGTGGGCATGGGTCCATGATGCGGCGCGCTCCGCAGGGCCCGGGCCGGGAAGAGCCAAAGATTGCCTCAAGGTGGCGGATGCCGAGGTGCCCAGCAGGATCTGACCACCCTTTCAGATAGTCAGCGCCTCGATAGAATGGCGGCATGACTGGGCCTGCCATGCACCGGAAGCCGCTCAGCGGCCCGAGAGGGCGGCGAGTGGTTCTTCACCGCGTCGAGATCCGTCGACTCCTGGAAAAGCACGGCTACACCGAACCGGAGATCTTCGGCAGCGTGGCTCGGGGTGATGACGGGGCGAACAGCGACATCGACATCCTCGTGGACGTGCCGTCCGGGACGAGTCTGCTCGACATCATCGGCGTGCAGATCGGGCTCGAGGACCTTCTGGGCTGCTCCGTCGATCTCGTACCCCGCAAGGACCTGAAGCCTCGAGTTCGAGCACGAGCAGTGAACGATCTGATGCCGCTGTGAGCCGCTCGGACGCTGATCTTCTCGAGGACATCGCTGCAGCGATCAGAGCGATCCGGTCGCATTTGCGGTAAGGCCCGCCCTCTACAGCGATTGTCCAGGACGCTGTCGCGATGCGATTGCTGGAGATCGGAGAAGCAGTCAAGGCGCTCAGCGACGGCGTCACGAGCCGCGAACCAGAGATCCCGTGGCGCGCGATCGCCAGAATGCGCGACTTCCTGGCGCACCACTACTTCGTCACCGATCCGGCCATCGTGCAAGCGGTGGTGGACAAAGATCTCGAACCGCTGGAACAGGCCGTTCAGCGGCTGTCGGACGCGGCCCGCCGCAGCTGACCCGAGGTGGTCCGGCTACGGAAATTGCCTGGCCAGGGTGCTGTACGGCTCCTCGCGCCGGCCCCATGAGCCCCTTGACCCCAGACTCACCGGTCCGTCCCCGGTCGGATCGACCGGTGCAGCGTTCGGCGACGACAACGCCGAGTTCGTCCTGCTGGCGCTGCTCGCCGGCGGTGCGCGCCGGGCCGACGGCACCACACCCGCCGACAGTTCAACCGACCGGGAGGGTGCCCGTCACGAGTCGAGAGAGGGTCAGGGCGGACTTCCGCCTCTCCTCCTCATCCCCGGTCTGGCCGTCCATGAGAGCGTGGCCCACCGAGGTGAAGCAGATGCCGTCACCGACCACGATGTCCTCCAGCTCCGGCCATTCCGCCGTGACAAGTGGGACGCCTCGACCAGGTGGGGAGCCCTCGAGGCGCAGCACGGAGGCGACCATCCAGGGGTCGGAGACGTAGATCCTCGGAACCTCTGCGAGTCCGGCCCCCGGGCTCTCGAGAGCAGCCGTCATGTCCGATACGGCATACGTGAATCCGGCCTCGTCGATCCGCAGAGCGAGATCCCGCCAACGACGTCCGTCGCCGACGACGAGGCGAGGCGCAGCAGCACGACCGCCCCTCGAGATGACGCTTGCGTGGTGCGAGAGGTGCTTGAGGCCCATCGTCGTGGGCGAGTCCGAGAGCCAGCCCGCACGGTGCCAACGCTGCCACCATGCCTGCAGCTCCGCCGGCCCGTTCAGCGCCGCGAGGATCGCCGGCTCCGTCGGTGCCGTCGGATCCGGTTCCTTGCTGCTCTCCTGAATGAGGACGTAGTCCAGCACGCGGTCGAGCACGAAACGAGCAGCGACGGCGGCCGTGGCGTCGCCCGTCGGGACGATGTCCTCTCCGTGGATCATGAATCCGGATGACTCCAGGACGCGTGTGAGGGTCCCCCAGGTGGGATCCAACTCGCAGTCCTCGATCCGGCTGACGGTCGATCGGCTCACCCCGCACAGCCGTGCCAGATCCGCACGGATGATACCGAGCTGACGCCGTATCCCGTGAAGGATCATCGACGCGTCCATAGAGCCTCCCGCCTCCTCGTGGAAGAGCCCGACTGTCGGCAGCGCTTCGTCAGCCGGCTCTGTCTCTCTGGTGTTCCGGAGGGTCCCTCTGGTGTTCCGGGGGGTTCCTCTGGTGTTCCGGGGGGTTCCTCTGGTGTTCCGGAGGCTACCTCCCGCCCGTTCGCGAAGTTGCGGATCCGCAACTTCGTGAACGACCCGGCACCCTCCCCGGCGGTGCTTGACCACGCTTGACCACTCCGGGACCCGGTTCAGCCGACCCCTGGCGACCCCTGGCTGCAAACTGCCTGGTCCGGCCTGTGGCCGGGCCTCGTGCTCCCGTCGAGCACCCCCGAGCCGGTCAGCCCTGCCGGAACCGCGCCTTGTACGCCTCGAAGTCCCACGCCTCCCGCGTGCCCGTGCCGTCCAGGAACTCGGTCGCGGCTCTGCGCCCCGTGCGGTACAGCAGTTCCTGGTCCGCGTCGCTGAGATGGAACTGGGTGGTGCGCACGGCGGAGGTGTCGATGAAGATCGTGCGGGCCACGGCGTGGGAGGAGTCGATGTGCAGGCGGTCGTAGAAGCCGGTGACGGTGTCCACCACGGCCTTGCCGAAGCTCAACGGCCCCGTGATCCGGTTCTGGACTCCGCGATCCGGGTCCGGCCTGGCGGAGAGCTTGACGCCGAAGGTGGGCCAGCGCGGCTCCTTGCCGCCGGGCCGGTCGAACACGGAGACCGGGAAGTTCGAGAGCATCCCGCCGTCCACCAGCACCGTCGGTTTCCCTCGCAGGTTCTTGCGCCGCACGGGGCGGAAGAACAGGGGGATCGAGGCCGAGGCCCGCACCGCGTCGACCACCCGCAGTGCGTCAGGGGTGGAGCCGATGATCTCCGCGTCCAGCGGCAGGTAGCGCAGCCGCCCGGCGGACAGGTCCGAGACGGTGACGACCAACCGATATGCGCGCGGACCCCAGACCTCGGCACCGGGATCGGGGTCCTGGTAGCGCAGATCGGCGAAGGTGCCGGTACGGCCCGGGGCCCCGTGGAGGGAGAGCTGCTCCTCGAGCCAGTCACGGAGGTAGGTGCCGGGGTTGATCCCGTTGAACAGCAGGATGCTGAGCGCCTTGCCGGGCAGGGTGCGGGTCCACCACGGCCCGTCCTCGAAGCGGCGGTAGTCCGTCTCCCGCAGGATCTGCGCGATCTGGTTCACCGGGATCCCGGCGGTCGCCAGAGCCCCGGCGATCGAGCCGGCCGAGGAGCCTGCCACCCGGTTCACCCGGTACCCGCGCTCCTCGAGCACCTCGAGCGCACCGGCCAGGGCGATGCCCTTGACCCCGCCGCCCTCCAGCACCAGGTCCATGCGCTGGGTGCCGTCGGCATCGGGAGCGGAGGCGGCAGACTGTCGGAGCGTCATATGGCCAGAGTAGAGGAGAGGGCCGTCACAAACGCGGGATGGTGCGCAGGCAGTGGTATTCGATCTCGGTCTGCGAGCGCACGGCCGTGCCGCGGCCCTCGGGCTAGTCTTCCGGGCGTACCTCGTGCCCCGGCGCGACCCCTATCCGATCGAGGAGGGCCCGGCATGTCAGCAGCCGCGCCACGGACCCCCGCTCGCCGTCTGCGCTCCGCGCTGCGCGATCTCGCCTACAGCCCGCCCTCGCGCGCGCTGGCCCGGCTGCTGGAGGAACGCCCCGGAGTCCGGGACGCGCTGGAGAAGCGCGGGCACGGAGAGCTGCTCCGCCGCATCGCCTCCGAGGCTCTGCCCGCCGGCCACCACTATGCCCGCCTCACGCTCAAGGGCTGGGCGAAGCACCGCGGCGCCGATTTCCGCCTGCTCGAGCGCGGCGAGGTGGTCTACGGCAACCGGATCCAGGCCCCGCCGCCGGGCACGCCGCTGGAGTACCGCAACATTCTCGTCACCTCGTCGGACCCCGCCGACTTCACGCTCGACCTCCCGGTGAAGCACCAGCTCCACATCGGCGCCGGTGCCTTCTCCACGCCGGAGCAGGATGCATACGACCGCAAGTACCACGTGCACCGCCGTGACGGCCTGTTCTCCTCGGTGCGCGGCAACACCACGAACCCGGCGCGGCTGCTGGTGACCTTCCCCGGCTTCCCGCCGGCGAACTCGCGCGTCTCCTACGCCGTCAGCTATCTCAAGGCCCTCACCGAGGAGGACCTCGCGGACACCCTGATGGTGTGCTTCCAGGACCGTTACGGCGTGAGCGGCACCTATATGGTCCACGACAATGCCGGCAGGCTCCTCGCGGGCCGGGTCACCGGCGCGATCACCGCCCTCATGCGGCGGCACGGCATCGCCGAGGAGGATGTGCTGGTGTTCGGGGCCTCCAAGGGCGCCTCGATCGCGGCGATGACCGCCCGCGACCTGCCCGGGGCCAGGCAGGTGCTGGTCGCCCCGCAGATGAACCTGCCCTACTACTTCGCCAAGCCCGTGCTGCGGGGTGGGCTGTTCCGGGACCGGGCGCTGTGGGAGGTCGAGCAGCCTGGCACCCTGCTGCGCCGCTACCTCGCCGAGGGCCGACGCATCGACTACTTCTACTCCGACCCCGACGAGTCCAGCAACGACTCCCTCATCGAATACGCGCGCGACGCCACAGGCCTGACCAAGCATCGGATCGGCGGCGGCCACGCCGCCGTGGCGAAGAAGTCCCTGCCCACCGTGCTGTCCCTGCTGCGCGGCTTCGCCACCGGCACGGCCGACGGCACGGCCACCCCGCTGGTGGTCACCGGCCTGACCTCCACCGCCCGGGAGGGCGCCGTCTCCCACCGCGTCCAGCTCGCCGACGACTCCGTGCCGGAGGCCGCGAACGTCTACCTCGAGGGATGGCTGGGGAGCGCCCGCTTCCGGCAGCTGCTCTCTCCCGGCGAGGACCCCGCCGCCCGTTTCACCGCCACCGGCCAGCGCACCGACCCCGCCCTGCATCCGGAGGCCTTCACCCACGTCGTCGCCGCCGACGGGACCCCGACGATGCGACGGGGAGTCGTGCCGGACGCTCAGGGCCGCATCGACGAGCACGGCGCGGCCCCCGAGCGGGGCCTCGCCGGCGGGGCCGACCCCGACGAGAGGGACTCCGCCCGCCACCCCCTCGGCGCTCCCGCCTCGCTGACCTGCGATGCCGCCGCCCCGCGGGAGTACGCACTGCTCAGCGCGAGCTGTGCACCGTCCGCCCGGTTCCGCTACCTGGCCGAGAGGCTCGACCCGAGCGGGTACGTCGCCCAGCTGCGCCTGGTGACGCAGGTGAGCCAGCAGCGCCCCACCCCGTCGGCCGCTGAGCATCCCGAGCCGGCCACCGGCTTCGCCCCCTCGGCCGTGCGCGCCCGATTCACGGTGGCGGCGCTCACCGGGTGGCGTGACCTGCCAGTGCTCGCCCGGCGCATCGCGATCGCCGCCGAGGTGGAGGAGCTGCAGGTCCTCGCCGACGATGCCGCTGTCACCACCGCGCAGCTCCAGGAGCTCGCGGCGCTGGACTGGCCCGCGGTCACGGTGGCGGGCAGCGATACCGACCGCACCGCCTGACTGCGTCGTTCACCTTCCCCGCTGGCGCCGGGAGGAGGATGATGGTCGCCACCGACCCTCTCCCCGCTGCCCGCCCCTCGACGCGCCGGCAGCCGCCTCCCCTCCGACCCTCGCGACTGCCTCCCGAGGGCTGAATCCGTCGAAGGAGCACCCCATGACCCGCGCCGACACCTCCGCCCACGAGCCCGTCATCGTCGGCGGCGCCCGCACCCCGTTCACCCGGCTGCTCTCGCAACAGGCGGCGCTGGCCGCCGTGGACCTCGGCGCCCACGCCATCCGCCACGCCCTGTCCCGCTCCGGGCTCGATGCCGCCGTGGTCGACACCGTCATCATGGGCCACGTGGTCCAGGCCGGTCAGGGCCAGAACCCCGCCCGCCAGTCCGCGCTCGCCGCAGGCCTGGCCTGGGACGTCCCCGCCGTGACGCTGAACAAGGTGTGCCTGTCCGGGCTCACTGCCGTGATCGACGCCGCCCGGCTGATCCGCACCGGCGAGGCCACCGCCGTGATCGCCGGCGGCCAGGAGTCGATGAGCAACGGCCCGCACCTGCTGCCCGGCTCGCGGAAGGGGTTCAAGTACGGCCCGGCCACCATGCTCGACTCTGTCGCGCATGACGGGCTCACCGACGCGCTCAGCCACGAGTCGATGGGTGACCTCACCGAAGGCGGCAACGCCGAGCGCCGGATCGACCGCCGTGCGCAGGACGAGGTCGCCGCCGCCTCCCATCAGCGCGCCGCCGCGGCGACCGAGGCCGGGATCCACGCCGAGGAGATCGCCCCCGTCGAGATCCCCCAGCGCAAGGGCGACCCGCTGCTCGTGGACTGCGACGAGGGGGTCCGTCCCGACACCACCGCCGAGACCCTCGCCGGCCTGCG
The window above is part of the Brachybacterium vulturis genome. Proteins encoded here:
- a CDS encoding patatin-like phospholipase family protein, whose product is MTLRQSAASAPDADGTQRMDLVLEGGGVKGIALAGALEVLEERGYRVNRVAGSSAGSIAGALATAGIPVNQIAQILRETDYRRFEDGPWWTRTLPGKALSILLFNGINPGTYLRDWLEEQLSLHGAPGRTGTFADLRYQDPDPGAEVWGPRAYRLVVTVSDLSAGRLRYLPLDAEIIGSTPDALRVVDAVRASASIPLFFRPVRRKNLRGKPTVLVDGGMLSNFPVSVFDRPGGKEPRWPTFGVKLSARPDPDRGVQNRITGPLSFGKAVVDTVTGFYDRLHIDSSHAVARTIFIDTSAVRTTQFHLSDADQELLYRTGRRAATEFLDGTGTREAWDFEAYKARFRQG
- a CDS encoding DUF86 domain-containing protein, which codes for MVQDAVAMRLLEIGEAVKALSDGVTSREPEIPWRAIARMRDFLAHHYFVTDPAIVQAVVDKDLEPLEQAVQRLSDAARRS
- a CDS encoding sensor histidine kinase, with amino-acid sequence MDALVSLTQRLGRVVSPHGGTASKQLYFAGFMVALTVMIAISRLELLTAPTYLLALGVLAVSTVLALVIRWDELRTGWAVVVPMLDIIAIALVRDHMRDTAVAVSLLVFIPSLWMTARLRLPGVWISTAAVTALFTGPVMLRAPYIDTLTVAYTLLLPFTVLQIGLLVAGGLTVLDGQNQRLAGALAEKDSLLDDAATSEQLMKSIIDSVDVGIVVVDRDGHDMLMNRTQQRIHALASSVDLADPEESQLLVRYPGTSTTIPPDQRPVRRAVLGETFSNYIVDIGPPGHHATVSTSARQILDHHGQHAGAVVVFSDVTSYIETVRSQERFVAAVSHELRTPLTSVIGYLELARDDEDLSPTTTSFLEVAHRNAEQLLLIVQDLLADQVTRSGTQQLQLRPQRLSELAQQSVNSFALRAAEAGITLETEIVETPELPLDSNRMQQAVDNLLSNAVKYTPRDGRVRVVTVVGESHLELRVVDSGIGMSAQEQTNLFTEYYRTATARDSAIEGHGIGLALTRRIVVAHGGQISVRSTQGTGSTFTIHFSLDGIDGANG
- a CDS encoding glycosyltransferase, whose product is MRTAVTVCLAVLYALLAVVVFGVSGVFGGFGEALWRDVAVLLLTVVAACALTYVSLLLMTFLHALRHPPTSAGDPAALQWHVLVPCRDEESVIAETVSAARTSFPGMHVWVIDDASEDTTASVVQDLMVFDDRVHLISRVAPEARTGKGDALNAAYRIVSDHVGGDAEQRHRTIVGVLDADGFLSDNALTLLAGPESFGDRQIGAVQLEVWMKNRGDRRPRPGEGKVRNAIGRLLVRMQDLEFRTTNSAMQVLRVRTGTVGMGGNGQFTRLSVLDTLTAEHGRPWGKKLCEDYELGLNILGQGMRNHYVREAHVSQEALPFTRRLITQRTRWAQGNMECASALPGLRRSGHLSAAGLVEIHYFMLQPVVMMLNLVLVPLLLVLGALQERSGFWSASTWLTLVLAGLFFLVLPYAAWGLVYRRASGGEVSLLGAVGLGLVNLVYVYLTYVYYLRATWRAVTGRTGWAKTRRNADGRRLVPVPLSAALEALPLMRLEQLEELSAELEGRSDLGIDFVAGWALMWPTRSARLERAIAAEDRTAIRDAIGSVRVSSAMVGAARLEQAATDLELALSSGDLEACRAQLPAVTAIGQETVGMLRKEVSVRRSLLQTPHQADPALTELRMVTVPRA
- a CDS encoding helix-turn-helix domain-containing protein, producing MVKHRRGGCRVVHEVADPQLRERAGGSLRNTRGTPRNTRGTPRNTRGTLRNTRETEPADEALPTVGLFHEEAGGSMDASMILHGIRRQLGIIRADLARLCGVSRSTVSRIEDCELDPTWGTLTRVLESSGFMIHGEDIVPTGDATAAVAARFVLDRVLDYVLIQESSKEPDPTAPTEPAILAALNGPAELQAWWQRWHRAGWLSDSPTTMGLKHLSHHASVISRGGRAAAPRLVVGDGRRWRDLALRIDEAGFTYAVSDMTAALESPGAGLAEVPRIYVSDPWMVASVLRLEGSPPGRGVPLVTAEWPELEDIVVGDGICFTSVGHALMDGQTGDEEERRKSALTLSRLVTGTLPVG
- a CDS encoding acetyl-CoA C-acyltransferase, whose product is MTRADTSAHEPVIVGGARTPFTRLLSQQAALAAVDLGAHAIRHALSRSGLDAAVVDTVIMGHVVQAGQGQNPARQSALAAGLAWDVPAVTLNKVCLSGLTAVIDAARLIRTGEATAVIAGGQESMSNGPHLLPGSRKGFKYGPATMLDSVAHDGLTDALSHESMGDLTEGGNAERRIDRRAQDEVAAASHQRAAAATEAGIHAEEIAPVEIPQRKGDPLLVDCDEGVRPDTTAETLAGLRPAFAKDGTITAGNSSPLSDGAAALVITSRAYAEEHGLTILAAIGAPGQVAGPRDSSLHSQPANALRAALERADWRAQELDLIEINEAFGAVVVQSLTDLDYPLEKTNIHGGAIALGHPIGASGARLALTAALELARRGGGRAGVSLCGGGGQGEALLLSA
- a CDS encoding nucleotidyltransferase family protein; translated protein: MTGPAMHRKPLSGPRGRRVVLHRVEIRRLLEKHGYTEPEIFGSVARGDDGANSDIDILVDVPSGTSLLDIIGVQIGLEDLLGCSVDLVPRKDLKPRVRARAVNDLMPL
- a CDS encoding response regulator transcription factor, giving the protein MDRRVAVVVEDDEDIRGLMVELLGQSGFTVHPTASGAAGVLAVRTHAPTVVTVDLGLPDFDGYEVIRRVRQFSDAYVVMLTARAEEIDTLLGLEAGADDYITKPFRPRELRARIEAMLRRPRGGGTPAVPEVATASVTTASSAPLAPADELAPALPSSPPPASAPWSAGAAHASAVPTPYADSAAQASAVPTPYTDSAASVAPDDATSHVRLELDGLALYPRLHRVEVAGREIALTPTEFLLLEVLLRGGQVVRSKTQLARTVRGDYPDGGTYVSRSDERTIEVHVGNLRRKLAEDPHEPRWLQTVRGVGYRMVGRPVVVG